Proteins encoded by one window of Chrysiogenia bacterium:
- a CDS encoding cyclic nucleotide-binding domain-containing protein — translation MSVPLFSGLSRDKLAELAEELRPASFAKGARIFHEGCDPDSFFLITDGWVKISRDTASGRSVVFELRGP, via the coding sequence ATGTCCGTCCCGCTGTTTTCCGGGCTTTCCCGGGACAAGCTTGCCGAGCTTGCCGAGGAACTGCGCCCGGCCTCGTTCGCCAAGGGAGCGCGTATCTTCCACGAGGGTTGCGACCCCGATAGCTTCTTCCTCATCACCGATGGTTGGGTGAAGATCTCCCGCGATACGGCCAGCGGTCGCAGCGTGGTTTTCGAGCTGCGCGGACCGG
- a CDS encoding Rrf2 family transcriptional regulator — MLSQTVGYAILALGYLAENSEGPTLVKDISAATGIPSAYLAKIINTLARKGMVTTQRGIRGGVTLAHPPESVTVFDLCRLLDDPMCEQRCMMGLAECSDERACPAHEFWKKERAVCQQYLDKMTLADVGQFETEQRRKRAALEQQNSGSAANAALGVE, encoded by the coding sequence ATGCTTAGTCAGACCGTTGGATATGCGATTCTTGCTTTGGGCTACCTTGCTGAGAACAGCGAAGGGCCCACGCTGGTCAAGGATATCTCCGCAGCCACCGGCATACCCAGCGCCTATCTTGCCAAGATCATCAACACCCTGGCCCGCAAGGGGATGGTGACCACCCAGCGCGGCATTCGCGGCGGCGTTACGCTTGCCCACCCGCCTGAGTCGGTAACCGTTTTCGACCTTTGCCGGCTGCTCGACGATCCGATGTGCGAACAACGCTGCATGATGGGTCTTGCCGAATGCAGCGACGAGCGCGCCTGCCCTGCTCACGAGTTCTGGAAGAAAGAGCGGGCGGTATGTCAGCAATATCTCGACAAGATGACCCTGGCCGATGTTGGCCAGTTTGAAACCGAACAGCGGCGCAAGCGCGCTGCTCTGGAACAGCAGAATTCCGGGTCCGCGGCAAATGCGGCACTGGGTGTTGAGTGA